Below is a genomic region from Scytonema millei VB511283.
CCGCATTTACCCAAACAGTCTTCGCAGATTTTGCCATCGCGAAAAAACAGAGCATTGGGGCATAAGAGACGATAGTTGTGCAAAGTTTGGACGACTGGTACACCCTCATCCTTCATGGCGTGATACGCGGCTGGGGAAATCAGAGGAAATGTGTTATGGAAATGAGCAACCTCCGGTCGTTCCTGGCGGACGATCGCCCGGAGATCGCGGTATACATCATTATTCCAGATTGTTTTTTTCGCCAGAGTCAGAGGATTCATTCCCTCAACGCGATCGTTATGAATCGTGTAGCGATGTACTTGATGACCGCGCGTTTCTAAAAGAGCCGATTCGGTAGCAAAGATTTGTTCTTCACCACCGGGTTGTTGGTAATAGTTATGAACTGTGAGAATACGCATGAGGAATCGTTTGTCGATTGAGAATGTTGTCGTAGCACTGAACTAATTGCTGACCCTTATTTGCCCAGTTGAACAGCTCGTTTGCCCTCTTCTGTCCTGCCTTGCCCAATTCGGCACTCAGTTCAGCGTCGTTTGCCAGACGAGACATAGCATCAGCAATACCTGTGACAGCTTGCTGAGGTTCGATTGCGGGGACTTTAAAACCTGTTGCCTCGGTGACCTGAACCGCTGGTCCACCTAAATCGAGACAGACAACCGGACAACCTGCTGCCATTGCTTCTAAGCAGACAAATCCTCCAGATTCGTGCAAACTAGGATGAACCAATGCCCTTGCATCTGCCATCATTTGCCAGATGCGATCGCGGGACATCTCAGGGCAGAACTTGACTTGAGAGATAATTCCTAGCTCTTGGGCGAGGATTTGTAACCGTTTCCGTTCGGGTCCGTCTCCCACAATCCAATATTCGGTATCAGAGGGTAAATCTGCTTGAGCAAAAGCACGTAGTCCCAGGTGAAAACCCTTCCAATGCAACAGTCTGCCAATAGAAATAAACCTGACTGGGCGATCGCTAGAAATGCAATTCTGACTCAAACGGGCGATCTCTTCTGGGAGTAAGGCAACTTGGGAAAGTACTTTGACGTTTTTCGCTCCCATTTGAGAGAGTTGCCGCGCCGTGTCCTCAGTAGTTGCCCAAGCTAAGACAGAGCGTCTTGCTGTCAGGCGAGCAAACGGATCGAGTTCTCCTAAACGACGCGAGAAATCACGCAGTATTTCGTAAACTTTGCCTTGCCAGCTAAAGTCTTGCCAAAAAGCCTTTGGTGCAGATTCACCGCCGCCCACAGGACCCCAAATGAAGGGAACTGGCAGCAGAGAGAGGAAACTAGGACTAGAGTATTTAACAAAAGTGACGTGCTGAATTAAGTCGAAGCCAATTTGACGATGCAGTTGACGGGCAACAAAATAAGCTTGAATCTGCCAGAGATAGTAGTGGATTTGAAATGCTCCATTGCCCCATTTCCAACCGCCACCCCAGATTGGCAAGGTGAAATAGAGAAAATTCAGGTTGGGGATTGGATGACGGGCTAGCTCTGCCTCAATTGCCTTGCGACCGTCATCAGGTCGAGTTAGTACCCAAACTTGATGGTATTTGGCAACCTCTCGAACTGTGTTCCAGCCTACCCCTAATTCAGTTCCTCGACCTGGTTCGCAGGCATAGGCAGACAATAGAATCTTCATCGACACAGTACCTCTTGGCGAACTAACCCAGTAGTAGAGAAATCTAAATATTGCTGAGCGATTTTTAGATACTGAAAGTCTCGCGCCCGTTTACGTG
It encodes:
- a CDS encoding glycosyltransferase family 4 protein, which codes for MKILLSAYACEPGRGTELGVGWNTVREVAKYHQVWVLTRPDDGRKAIEAELARHPIPNLNFLYFTLPIWGGGWKWGNGAFQIHYYLWQIQAYFVARQLHRQIGFDLIQHVTFVKYSSPSFLSLLPVPFIWGPVGGGESAPKAFWQDFSWQGKVYEILRDFSRRLGELDPFARLTARRSVLAWATTEDTARQLSQMGAKNVKVLSQVALLPEEIARLSQNCISSDRPVRFISIGRLLHWKGFHLGLRAFAQADLPSDTEYWIVGDGPERKRLQILAQELGIISQVKFCPEMSRDRIWQMMADARALVHPSLHESGGFVCLEAMAAGCPVVCLDLGGPAVQVTEATGFKVPAIEPQQAVTGIADAMSRLANDAELSAELGKAGQKRANELFNWANKGQQLVQCYDNILNRQTIPHAYSHSS